One segment of Streptomyces sp. TG1A-8 DNA contains the following:
- a CDS encoding 8-oxoguanine deaminase, whose protein sequence is MAAVQRIVIDNGAIATVDADDTEYATGHVVLAGHRIESVGAGRAPEGLENVVRRIDATGHLVTPGLVNTHHHFYQWITRGLATDHNLFDWLVALYPTWARIDERMVYEAARGSLAMMARGGVTTAMDHHYIHPRGSGDLSGAVIRAAREAGIRFTLARGSMDRGEKDGGLPPDFAVETLEGALAGTEATVKEHHDSSFDAMTRIAVAPCSPFSVSTELLREGAELARRLGVRLHTHGSETVEEEAFCQELFGMGPTDYLESTGWLGEDVWMAHCVHMNDSDIAAFARTGTGVAHCPSSNARLAAGIARVPDMLAAGVPVGLGVDGTASNESGELHTELRNALLINRLGAHRAAALSARQALRLGTHGGARVLGRAAETGSLEAGKLADLVLWKLDTLAHASIADPVAALVLGAAPPVTASFVNGRQIVEDGHLLTVDEDAVARATRDEARRLARIAAGG, encoded by the coding sequence ATGGCAGCAGTCCAGCGCATCGTCATCGACAACGGTGCGATCGCGACGGTCGACGCCGACGACACCGAGTACGCCACCGGACACGTCGTCCTGGCCGGCCACCGCATCGAGTCGGTCGGCGCGGGCAGGGCCCCCGAGGGCCTGGAGAACGTCGTCCGGCGCATCGACGCCACCGGGCACCTGGTGACCCCCGGTCTGGTCAACACCCACCACCACTTCTACCAGTGGATCACCCGGGGCCTGGCCACGGACCACAACCTCTTCGACTGGCTGGTCGCGCTCTACCCGACCTGGGCGCGCATCGACGAGCGGATGGTGTACGAGGCGGCCCGGGGATCGCTCGCCATGATGGCCCGCGGCGGCGTCACCACCGCCATGGACCACCACTACATCCACCCGCGCGGCTCCGGCGACCTGTCCGGCGCGGTCATCCGCGCCGCCCGCGAGGCGGGCATACGCTTCACCCTGGCCCGCGGCTCGATGGACCGCGGCGAGAAGGACGGCGGCCTGCCCCCGGACTTCGCCGTCGAGACCCTGGAGGGCGCGCTCGCCGGCACCGAGGCCACCGTGAAGGAGCACCACGACTCCTCCTTCGACGCGATGACCCGGATAGCCGTCGCCCCCTGCTCCCCGTTCTCCGTCTCCACCGAACTGCTGCGCGAGGGCGCCGAGCTGGCCCGCCGTCTCGGCGTACGGTTGCACACCCACGGTTCGGAGACCGTGGAGGAGGAGGCGTTCTGCCAGGAGCTGTTCGGCATGGGCCCCACCGACTACCTCGAGTCCACCGGCTGGCTGGGCGAGGACGTGTGGATGGCGCACTGCGTCCACATGAACGACTCCGACATCGCCGCCTTCGCCCGGACGGGCACCGGCGTCGCCCACTGCCCGTCCTCCAACGCCCGCCTCGCGGCCGGCATCGCCCGGGTGCCGGACATGCTGGCCGCCGGCGTCCCGGTCGGCCTCGGCGTCGACGGCACCGCCTCCAACGAGTCCGGCGAACTCCACACCGAACTGCGCAACGCCCTGCTGATCAACCGCCTCGGCGCGCACCGGGCGGCCGCCCTGAGCGCCCGGCAGGCGCTGCGCCTGGGCACCCACGGCGGAGCCCGGGTGCTCGGCCGCGCGGCCGAGACCGGCTCCCTGGAGGCCGGCAAGCTCGCCGACCTGGTCCTGTGGAAGCTGGACACGCTCGCCCACGCCTCCATCGCCGACCCGGTGGCCGCGCTGGTCCTCGGCGCCGCGCCCCCGGTGACCGCCTCCTTCGTGAACGGACGCCAGATCGTCGAGGACGGACACCTGCTGACCGTCGACGAGGACGCCGTCGCCCGCGCCACGCGGGACGAGGCCCGGCGCCTCGCGCGGATCGCGGCCGGGGGCTGA
- the uraD gene encoding 2-oxo-4-hydroxy-4-carboxy-5-ureidoimidazoline decarboxylase, which yields MTSTSTPPGLARFNGLGESAALAALHAACASTAWAKHLLTARPYATPADLYAASDAATAGLSAADLAEALAGHPPIGRPRPGDPASAREQGGMAGASADLKAEMLGLNLAYQDRFGHVFLVCATGRTGEQMRDALRERIGNPPEREREIIRTELGRINRIRLARLVEEDA from the coding sequence GTGACGTCCACTTCCACGCCCCCGGGACTGGCCCGGTTCAACGGCCTCGGGGAGTCCGCGGCCCTCGCCGCGCTGCACGCGGCCTGCGCCTCCACCGCCTGGGCGAAGCACCTGCTCACGGCCCGCCCCTACGCCACACCGGCGGACCTCTACGCCGCCAGCGACGCGGCGACGGCCGGTCTGAGCGCCGCCGACCTGGCGGAGGCGCTGGCCGGCCACCCCCCGATCGGCCGTCCCCGGCCCGGTGATCCGGCCTCCGCCCGGGAACAGGGCGGCATGGCCGGCGCCTCCGCGGACCTCAAGGCGGAGATGCTCGGACTCAACCTGGCCTACCAGGACCGGTTCGGCCACGTCTTCCTCGTCTGCGCCACCGGCAGGACCGGCGAGCAGATGCGCGACGCGCTCAGGGAGCGGATCGGCAACCCCCCGGAGCGGGAGCGGGAGATCATCCGCACCGAGCTGGGCAGGATCAACCGCATCCGGCTGGCCCGACTCGTCGAAGAGGACGCCTGA
- a CDS encoding VWA domain-containing protein, whose amino-acid sequence MIRRQRLAAGVCALLAALTAGLALPGTAVADETEQAAPKVELVLDVSGSMRARDIDGGSRMAAAKQAFNEVLDATPEEVRLGIRTLGANYPGNDRKTGCKDTALLYPVGPLDRTGAKAAVATLAPTGWTPIGPALLKAAADLDVTGGDGGDGTRRIVLISDGEDTCQPLDPCEVAREIAAKGIGLTIDTLGLVPDARTRDQLSCIADATGGTYTSVQHKKELTDRVGQLVDRAADPVVTPVATAGATECAKAPTLTSGLYTDRAEFGRQRWYRVDLDAGRELRASVSVADDRAVRPDYGVLLRAVTVHGREIVRGEAAGTGRTDVISTGLRYPRPASDDEDAAAETVCLQVTNSFAAAAGVKTSPGLPLELTVDIVDGPDRAADVASFGLGRGWWLLGALVLTGFVAGLLWGWLSRWRVAVWRAN is encoded by the coding sequence ATGATCAGAAGACAACGGCTGGCGGCGGGCGTCTGCGCTCTGCTCGCCGCCCTGACGGCCGGGCTCGCCCTCCCCGGCACGGCCGTCGCCGACGAGACGGAACAGGCCGCTCCGAAGGTCGAACTCGTGCTGGACGTCAGCGGATCCATGCGCGCCCGGGACATCGACGGCGGCAGCCGGATGGCCGCCGCCAAGCAGGCGTTCAACGAGGTGCTCGACGCGACGCCCGAGGAGGTCCGGCTCGGCATCCGCACGCTGGGCGCCAACTACCCGGGCAACGACCGGAAGACGGGCTGCAAGGACACCGCGCTGCTCTACCCGGTCGGTCCGCTGGACCGGACCGGGGCGAAGGCCGCGGTGGCCACGCTGGCGCCGACCGGCTGGACGCCGATCGGCCCCGCGCTGCTGAAGGCCGCCGCCGACCTCGACGTCACCGGCGGTGACGGCGGCGACGGCACCCGCCGCATCGTCCTGATCAGCGACGGCGAGGACACCTGCCAGCCGCTCGATCCGTGCGAGGTGGCCCGTGAGATAGCCGCCAAGGGCATCGGGCTGACCATCGACACCCTCGGCCTGGTACCGGACGCCAGGACCCGCGACCAGCTCAGCTGCATCGCCGACGCGACCGGCGGCACCTACACCTCCGTGCAGCACAAGAAGGAACTGACCGACCGCGTCGGGCAGTTGGTGGACCGTGCGGCGGACCCGGTGGTGACGCCGGTGGCCACCGCGGGGGCGACCGAGTGCGCGAAGGCACCGACGCTCACCTCCGGGCTGTACACCGACCGCGCGGAGTTCGGCCGGCAGCGCTGGTACCGGGTGGACCTCGACGCCGGCCGGGAACTGCGGGCCTCGGTGAGCGTGGCGGACGACCGGGCCGTGCGCCCCGACTACGGGGTGCTGCTGCGGGCGGTGACCGTGCACGGCCGGGAGATCGTGCGCGGCGAGGCGGCGGGCACCGGCCGCACGGACGTCATCTCCACGGGCCTGCGCTACCCGAGGCCCGCGAGCGACGACGAGGACGCCGCGGCGGAGACGGTGTGCCTGCAGGTGACCAATTCCTTCGCGGCCGCCGCGGGCGTCAAGACGTCCCCGGGCCTGCCGCTGGAGCTGACCGTCGACATCGTGGACGGGCCCGACCGGGCGGCCGACGTGGCCTCCTTCGGTCTCGGGCGCGGCTGGTGGCTGCTGGGCGCGCTGGTGCTGACCGGTTTCGTCGCCGGTCTGCTGTGGGGCTGGCTGTCGCGCTGGCGGGTCGCCGTCTGGAGGGCGAACTGA
- a CDS encoding thioesterase family protein, translating to MSEPFSVRVTVRGYETDTQGHLNQAVYLNYAEHARWSLLSAAGADQARLVARGVGPVVLETTVRYRRELLAGEEVDITCAFEWGGGKTFRILQEVRRADGTVAAEITAVGGLLDLEKRKLVADPRRVFEELASDLDVLGL from the coding sequence GTGAGCGAACCGTTTTCCGTACGCGTGACCGTCCGCGGGTACGAGACCGACACCCAGGGTCACCTGAACCAGGCGGTGTACCTCAACTACGCGGAGCACGCCCGCTGGTCGCTGCTGAGTGCGGCCGGGGCGGACCAGGCGCGGCTGGTGGCCCGGGGGGTGGGCCCGGTGGTGCTGGAGACCACCGTCCGCTACCGGCGGGAGTTGCTCGCCGGTGAGGAGGTGGACATCACCTGCGCGTTCGAGTGGGGCGGCGGCAAGACGTTCCGCATCCTTCAGGAGGTGCGCAGGGCCGACGGCACCGTGGCGGCCGAGATCACCGCGGTGGGCGGGCTGCTGGACCTGGAGAAGCGGAAGCTGGTCGCCGATCCGCGCAGGGTGTTCGAGGAACTGGCCTCCGACCTCGACGTCCTCGGCCTGTAG
- the pucL gene encoding factor-independent urate hydroxylase, whose amino-acid sequence MPTFLGQNQYGKAENRVVRITRDGATHHIKDLNVSVALSGDMDEVHHRGSNANVLPTDTMKNTVFAFAKEHGIESAEQFGIHLARHFVTSQGAIRTARIRIEEYAWERIGTSGATSRSAGAGGTGHSFVRRGQETRLAQVTYDGGKWEVVSGLKDLTVMNSTDSEFRGYARDGYTTLQETHDRVLATSVCGRWRFNWTGDEQRMPPWEESYEQVRKHTLQAFAETYSLSLQQTLYHMGARVIDHRDEIDEVRLSLPNKHHFLVDLEPFGLRNDNEVYLAADRPYGLIEATILRDGCEPGIPADLTGL is encoded by the coding sequence ATGCCCACCTTCCTGGGACAGAACCAGTACGGCAAGGCCGAGAACCGGGTCGTCAGGATCACGCGGGACGGCGCCACCCACCACATCAAGGACCTGAACGTCTCCGTGGCGCTCAGCGGCGACATGGACGAGGTCCACCACCGCGGTTCCAACGCCAACGTCCTGCCGACCGACACCATGAAGAACACGGTGTTCGCGTTCGCCAAGGAGCACGGCATCGAGTCCGCCGAGCAGTTCGGCATCCACCTGGCCCGTCACTTCGTGACCTCGCAGGGGGCGATCAGGACCGCGCGGATCCGCATCGAGGAGTACGCCTGGGAGCGGATCGGGACCTCCGGCGCCACCTCGCGGTCCGCCGGCGCCGGCGGGACCGGGCACTCCTTCGTCCGCAGGGGCCAGGAGACCCGCCTCGCCCAGGTCACCTACGACGGCGGGAAGTGGGAGGTCGTCTCCGGCCTGAAGGACCTGACGGTGATGAACTCGACCGACTCCGAGTTCCGGGGTTACGCCAGGGACGGGTACACCACGCTCCAGGAGACCCACGACCGCGTCCTGGCCACCTCCGTCTGCGGTCGCTGGCGGTTCAACTGGACCGGCGACGAGCAGCGGATGCCCCCCTGGGAGGAGTCCTACGAGCAGGTGAGGAAGCACACGCTCCAGGCCTTCGCCGAAACCTACTCCCTGTCGCTGCAGCAGACCCTGTACCACATGGGCGCGCGCGTCATCGACCACCGCGACGAGATCGACGAGGTCCGCCTCTCGCTGCCGAACAAGCACCACTTCCTGGTCGACCTGGAGCCCTTCGGGCTGAGGAACGACAACGAGGTCTACCTCGCCGCCGACCGGCCCTACGGCCTGATCGAGGCGACCATCCTCCGCGACGGCTGCGAGCCGGGGATCCCGGCGGACCTCACCGGCCTCTGA
- a CDS encoding IucA/IucC family protein, with protein MDRVDPTPLTGTVGRRADAYAAAPLLNCLLREVAQALPGDGERPAYRLPASGRLLRVRPGRRPADPEVHTAGAWHRVGHTELVELVAEELRRRTGQPGGDLPAEMVDSRDAVAALLDARARTTPPADPYLRSEQSLLTGHPHHPAPKARGGGPPAAWLPYAPEAHARFPLVLLGVRGDQVAEEGDTAALDALGTAPPGYRLLPAHPWQLGLLTRDLAPAFADGRLLRLGTTAFEAWPTAAVRTVYEPRRDLFLKFSLDVRITNDVRRLWRHDLLRLRRTDTAAVRAFDALDAPAAWLSDRGYRTAAFAFEELAVLVRDGLRGHLLPGATPLLAAGLVEGFEGSPLAAAADPDAWWEAYLRQVVPPALTAFDAHGVVLEAHLQNTLVAVDAAGTPVQALFRDAEGAKLLADVSRAAGWERLVYCLVVNHLTEVAAALAEHHPGLDPWPAARRELARHRLPEIPALLSAPALPVKTNLLLRWTGADGAATRYLPGPNPLSGP; from the coding sequence ATGGATCGCGTGGACCCCACACCCCTCACCGGCACCGTCGGGCGGCGCGCCGACGCCTACGCGGCCGCCCCGTTGCTCAACTGCCTGCTGCGCGAGGTCGCCCAGGCGCTCCCCGGCGACGGGGAGCGCCCCGCCTACCGGCTGCCCGCCAGCGGCCGGCTGCTGCGCGTGCGCCCCGGCCGCCGGCCCGCCGACCCCGAGGTGCACACCGCCGGGGCCTGGCACCGCGTCGGCCACACCGAACTGGTCGAGCTGGTCGCCGAGGAACTGCGCCGCCGCACCGGGCAGCCGGGCGGCGACCTGCCCGCCGAGATGGTCGACAGCCGGGACGCGGTCGCCGCCCTGCTCGACGCGCGCGCCCGGACGACACCGCCCGCCGACCCGTACCTGCGCTCCGAGCAGTCCCTGCTCACCGGCCACCCCCACCACCCGGCGCCGAAGGCGCGCGGTGGCGGCCCCCCGGCGGCCTGGCTGCCCTATGCGCCCGAGGCCCACGCGCGCTTCCCGCTGGTCCTGCTCGGCGTGCGCGGGGACCAGGTGGCCGAGGAGGGCGACACCGCCGCCCTGGACGCCCTCGGCACCGCCCCGCCAGGCTACCGGCTGCTGCCCGCGCACCCCTGGCAGCTCGGCCTGCTCACCCGCGACCTCGCCCCCGCCTTCGCCGACGGACGCCTGCTCCGGCTCGGCACCACCGCCTTCGAGGCCTGGCCGACGGCCGCCGTGCGCACCGTGTACGAACCCCGCCGCGACCTGTTCCTGAAGTTCAGCCTGGACGTCCGCATCACCAACGACGTCCGCCGGCTGTGGCGGCACGACCTGCTGAGGCTGCGCCGCACCGACACGGCCGCCGTCCGGGCCTTCGACGCCCTGGACGCGCCCGCCGCGTGGCTGAGCGACCGCGGCTACCGCACCGCCGCCTTCGCCTTCGAGGAACTGGCCGTCCTCGTCCGCGACGGTCTGCGCGGCCACCTCCTGCCCGGGGCCACCCCGCTGCTCGCGGCCGGCCTGGTGGAGGGCTTCGAGGGCAGCCCGCTGGCCGCCGCGGCCGACCCGGACGCCTGGTGGGAGGCCTACCTGCGGCAGGTCGTGCCGCCCGCCCTCACGGCGTTCGACGCGCACGGGGTCGTCCTGGAGGCGCACCTGCAGAACACGCTGGTCGCCGTGGACGCCGCCGGCACGCCCGTCCAGGCGCTGTTCCGCGACGCGGAGGGCGCCAAGCTGCTGGCGGACGTCTCCCGGGCGGCCGGCTGGGAACGGCTGGTGTACTGCCTCGTCGTCAACCACCTCACCGAGGTCGCCGCCGCCCTCGCCGAGCACCACCCCGGCCTGGACCCCTGGCCCGCGGCCCGCCGCGAACTCGCCCGCCACCGGCTGCCCGAGATCCCCGCCCTGCTCAGCGCCCCCGCCCTGCCCGTCAAGACCAACCTGTTGCTGCGCTGGACGGGCGCGGACGGCGCCGCCACCCGCTACCTGCCCGGCCCGAACCCGCTGTCCGGTCCCTGA
- a CDS encoding helix-turn-helix domain-containing protein codes for MTGTGQESFIAAVKPLVDAVGGEMLPPEEAGPDDVVLAWEGAGVLAVRLPQLADSLDHILAAMERERGRPLADLDRKAKQEVVRVLEARGAFFVRHGVETVASALGVSRFTVYNYLNREKEG; via the coding sequence GTGACCGGCACGGGGCAGGAGTCCTTCATCGCCGCCGTGAAGCCGCTGGTCGACGCCGTGGGCGGGGAGATGCTCCCGCCGGAGGAGGCCGGCCCGGACGACGTCGTCCTCGCCTGGGAGGGCGCCGGCGTCCTCGCCGTACGGCTGCCGCAGCTCGCCGACTCCCTCGACCACATCCTGGCCGCCATGGAGCGCGAGCGGGGCCGGCCGCTCGCCGACCTGGACCGCAAGGCCAAGCAGGAGGTCGTGCGGGTCCTGGAGGCACGCGGTGCCTTCTTCGTGCGGCACGGCGTGGAGACCGTGGCGAGCGCCCTGGGGGTGAGCCGCTTCACCGTCTACAACTACCTCAACCGCGAGAAGGAGGGCTGA
- the uraH gene encoding hydroxyisourate hydrolase produces MSTGTTASVSTHILDTSVGRPAEGVAVRLCARGGHDADWRALGGSTTGADGRCEDLPALPEGTTHVRLDFAVEPYFEKTAKKRADAQREAPAGRDGGAVFFPEVVVAFAVAPGEHHHVPLLLNPFGYSVYRGS; encoded by the coding sequence ATGAGCACCGGCACCACCGCCTCCGTGTCCACGCACATCCTGGACACCTCCGTCGGCCGCCCCGCCGAGGGCGTCGCCGTCCGCCTGTGCGCCCGCGGCGGGCACGACGCGGACTGGCGGGCGCTCGGCGGTTCCACGACCGGCGCCGACGGCCGCTGCGAGGACCTGCCGGCGCTGCCGGAGGGCACCACCCACGTACGGCTCGACTTCGCGGTGGAGCCGTACTTCGAGAAGACCGCGAAGAAGCGAGCCGATGCGCAGCGGGAGGCCCCCGCGGGCCGGGACGGCGGTGCCGTGTTCTTCCCCGAGGTGGTGGTCGCCTTCGCCGTGGCCCCCGGGGAGCACCACCACGTACCGCTGCTGCTCAACCCGTTCGGCTACTCCGTTTACCGAGGGAGCTAG
- a CDS encoding IucA/IucC family siderophore biosynthesis protein, protein MHDPSPAEAGPAAELAAVRPGLLPRYRAELPGARAAVLTRLWRALAHEPLPWVTGRVRDGHGLALRLADGRTLHGPHADPYATGAYVTAVRLDREHHTDPARLVSALGVPHAASFAGELGDSVASLALSRAGADHPREWPVRDWEWEQRVVDGHPFHPGCRARPGFSVADQLAYGPEHGPVVGLGTVAVPAARCLVSGQWPAELRDGDRLLVPVHPWQADRVLKRAYAPWRPAHPLMSLRTLALPGGPHVKTALSARLTSSVRDISPYSVEASAALTALATELAARTDGLLHVTRTLGAVTARTAELAALLRESPQVYAGPGERVLPVAALATTCLPDSPAWLAAFTRLALTAGLRLLDLGVALEAHGQNLLVVLSADGTPRRLVYRDLADIRISPARLARHGIAPPALAGRLVTDDETVLRRKLFGSLVAGALAGTAGSGPALGAALRAALPDLPRTADLAALREGPLPAKALTLMRLSPDTPGDQWAALPNPFVLEPGASGQ, encoded by the coding sequence GTGCATGACCCTTCCCCCGCCGAGGCCGGGCCGGCCGCCGAGCTGGCCGCCGTCCGGCCCGGGCTGCTGCCCCGGTACCGGGCCGAGCTGCCCGGCGCCCGCGCGGCCGTGCTGACCCGCCTGTGGCGGGCGCTGGCCCATGAACCGCTGCCATGGGTCACCGGCCGGGTCCGGGACGGGCACGGCCTCGCCCTGCGGCTGGCCGACGGCCGGACGCTGCACGGCCCGCACGCCGATCCGTACGCGACCGGCGCGTACGTCACCGCGGTGCGCCTGGACCGGGAGCACCATACGGACCCGGCGCGGCTGGTGTCCGCGCTGGGGGTGCCGCACGCGGCGTCCTTCGCCGGCGAACTGGGCGACAGCGTGGCCTCGTTGGCGTTGTCCCGGGCCGGCGCGGACCACCCGCGGGAGTGGCCCGTGCGGGACTGGGAGTGGGAGCAGCGGGTGGTGGACGGCCATCCGTTCCACCCCGGCTGCCGGGCCCGGCCCGGTTTCTCGGTGGCCGACCAACTGGCGTACGGGCCGGAGCACGGGCCGGTGGTGGGGCTGGGGACGGTCGCGGTGCCGGCCGCCCGTTGCCTGGTGTCCGGCCAGTGGCCGGCGGAACTGCGCGACGGCGACCGGTTGCTGGTGCCGGTGCACCCGTGGCAGGCGGACCGCGTGCTGAAGCGGGCGTACGCCCCCTGGCGGCCGGCGCACCCGCTGATGTCCCTGCGCACCCTGGCGCTGCCCGGCGGGCCGCACGTGAAGACCGCGCTGAGCGCCCGGCTGACCTCCTCGGTGCGGGACATCTCGCCGTACTCGGTGGAGGCGTCGGCGGCCCTGACCGCCCTGGCCACGGAGCTGGCCGCGCGCACGGACGGGCTGCTGCACGTCACCCGGACGCTGGGCGCGGTCACCGCCCGCACGGCCGAACTGGCCGCGCTGCTGCGGGAGTCGCCGCAGGTGTACGCGGGTCCGGGCGAGCGGGTGCTGCCGGTGGCCGCGCTCGCCACCACGTGTCTGCCGGACTCCCCTGCCTGGCTGGCCGCCTTCACCCGTCTGGCGCTCACGGCCGGCCTGCGGCTGCTGGACCTCGGGGTGGCGCTGGAGGCCCACGGCCAGAACCTGCTGGTCGTCCTGTCGGCCGACGGCACCCCCCGCCGCCTGGTCTACCGGGACCTGGCCGACATCCGGATCAGCCCGGCCCGGCTGGCCCGGCACGGCATCGCGCCGCCCGCCCTGGCGGGCCGGCTGGTCACGGACGACGAAACCGTCCTGCGCCGCAAGCTGTTCGGCTCGCTGGTCGCGGGCGCCCTGGCGGGTACGGCGGGGTCGGGCCCGGCGCTGGGCGCGGCGCTGCGGGCCGCGCTGCCGGACCTGCCGCGCACCGCCGATCTGGCGGCCCTGCGCGAGGGGCCGCTGCCCGCGAAGGCCCTGACCCTGATGCGGCTGTCCCCGGACACCCCCGGCGACCAGTGGGCCGCGCTGCCCAACCCGTTCGTTTTGGAACCCGGCGCGTCTGGTCAATAG
- a CDS encoding winged helix-turn-helix transcriptional regulator, with amino-acid sequence MPPRRSYDQYCSAARALDLVGDRWTLLIVRELLAGPRRYTDLHADLPGVSTDVLASRLKDMERDGLATRRRLPPPGVASVYELTARGAALLPVLQALGRWGEGELGERRPTDAVRAHWFALPLLRALDGRGVVEVRLEEGEFHVRAGAEEGPAYGDGPAPGEADARLVMDSATCAAVGRGELALADAVRSGRVTVSGDGPLAKALREG; translated from the coding sequence ATGCCACCTCGTCGAAGCTACGACCAGTACTGCTCCGCAGCCCGCGCGCTCGACCTCGTCGGCGACCGCTGGACCCTGCTGATCGTCCGGGAGCTGCTGGCGGGCCCCCGCCGCTACACGGACCTGCACGCGGACCTGCCCGGTGTCAGCACGGACGTACTCGCCTCCCGGCTGAAGGACATGGAGCGCGACGGGCTGGCCACCCGGCGGCGGCTGCCTCCGCCGGGCGTGGCCTCCGTCTACGAACTCACCGCGCGTGGGGCCGCGTTGCTGCCGGTACTGCAGGCGCTGGGGCGGTGGGGCGAGGGCGAACTGGGGGAGCGGCGGCCCACCGACGCCGTACGGGCGCACTGGTTCGCGCTGCCGCTGCTGCGCGCCCTGGACGGGCGGGGGGTGGTGGAAGTCCGGCTGGAGGAAGGGGAGTTCCACGTGCGCGCCGGTGCCGAGGAGGGACCGGCGTACGGCGACGGGCCCGCTCCCGGCGAGGCGGACGCGAGGCTCGTGATGGACTCCGCGACGTGCGCGGCGGTCGGCCGCGGGGAGCTGGCGCTGGCGGACGCCGTCCGGTCCGGCCGGGTCACCGTGAGCGGCGACGGCCCGCTCGCCAAGGCGCTGCGGGAGGGGTGA
- a CDS encoding pyridoxal phosphate-dependent aminotransferase encodes MEFRQSNKLSEVCYEIRGPVIEHANALEEAGHSVLRLNTGNPALFGFEAPEEILQDMIRMLPRAHGYTDSRGVLSARRAVAQRYQTLGLEVDVDAVFLGNGVSELVSMAVQALVEDGDEILVPAPDFPLWTAVTTLAGGKAVHYLCDERADWNPDLADMASKITDRTKAVVVINPNNPTGAVYPKEVVEGVLDLARRHGLMVFADEIYDQILYDGAVHHSAAALAPDLVVLTFCGLSKTYRVAGFRSGWLVVTGPRQHAKNYLEGLTMLASMRLCANAPAQYAIQAALGGQQSIRELTAPGGRLYEQRNVAWEKLNEIPGVSCVKPRGALYAFPRIDPKVHPIHDDERFVLDLLLREKIQVVQGTGFNWPAPDHFRILTLPHADDLEAAIGRIGRFLGGYRQ; translated from the coding sequence ATGGAGTTCCGGCAGTCGAACAAGCTCAGCGAGGTCTGTTACGAGATCCGCGGCCCGGTGATCGAGCACGCCAACGCCCTGGAGGAGGCGGGCCACAGCGTGCTGCGCCTGAACACCGGCAACCCCGCGCTCTTCGGCTTCGAGGCGCCCGAGGAGATCCTCCAGGACATGATCCGGATGCTGCCCCGGGCGCACGGCTACACGGACTCCCGCGGCGTCCTCTCCGCCCGCCGCGCGGTCGCCCAGCGCTACCAGACGCTCGGCCTGGAGGTGGACGTCGACGCCGTGTTCCTCGGCAACGGCGTCTCCGAGCTGGTCTCCATGGCGGTCCAGGCGCTGGTCGAGGACGGTGACGAGATCCTCGTCCCGGCACCGGACTTCCCCCTGTGGACCGCGGTGACCACGCTGGCCGGCGGCAAGGCGGTGCACTACCTGTGCGACGAGCGGGCCGACTGGAACCCGGACCTGGCCGACATGGCGTCGAAGATCACCGACCGCACGAAGGCCGTGGTCGTCATCAACCCCAACAACCCCACCGGCGCGGTGTACCCGAAGGAGGTCGTGGAGGGCGTCCTCGACCTGGCCCGCCGGCACGGCCTGATGGTGTTCGCCGACGAGATCTACGACCAGATCCTGTACGACGGCGCCGTCCACCACTCGGCCGCGGCCCTCGCCCCCGACCTGGTCGTCCTCACCTTCTGCGGCCTGTCGAAGACCTACCGGGTGGCGGGCTTCCGCTCCGGGTGGCTGGTCGTCACCGGGCCCCGGCAGCACGCGAAGAACTACCTGGAGGGCCTGACCATGCTGGCCTCCATGCGGCTGTGCGCCAACGCGCCCGCGCAGTACGCCATCCAGGCCGCGCTCGGCGGCCAGCAGTCCATCCGCGAACTCACCGCGCCGGGCGGCCGGCTGTACGAGCAGCGGAACGTGGCCTGGGAGAAGCTCAACGAGATCCCCGGGGTGTCCTGCGTGAAGCCCAGGGGCGCGCTGTACGCCTTCCCGCGCATCGACCCCAAGGTCCACCCGATCCACGACGACGAGAGGTTCGTCCTGGACCTGCTGCTGCGGGAGAAGATCCAGGTGGTCCAGGGCACCGGCTTCAACTGGCCGGCCCCCGACCACTTCCGCATCCTCACCCTGCCCCACGCGGACGACCTGGAGGCGGCGATCGGGCGGATCGGACGGTTCCTCGGCGGGTACCGGCAGTAG